A single genomic interval of Rosistilla ulvae harbors:
- a CDS encoding DUF6800 family protein — MSGSERRRELRRRRHRRKQVAKLTVKAGKSGPAEKLEIARKLRRLTPGAEILIERLSLVS; from the coding sequence ATGTCAGGATCCGAAAGAAGACGCGAACTGCGTCGTCGTCGCCATCGCAGAAAGCAAGTTGCCAAGCTGACGGTTAAGGCTGGAAAGTCGGGCCCCGCTGAAAAGCTGGAAATCGCTCGCAAACTGCGTCGCCTGACACCTGGTGCCGAAATTTTGATCGAACGTTTGAGCCTGGTCTCCTAG
- a CDS encoding replication-associated recombination protein A, with translation MSLFDEAEADHLEANKPLAARMRPRQLTEFAGQEQLLGEGKLLRRMIDARQLGSILFFGPPGTGKTTLAELLAHETGGRFHSLSAVLSGVKELREVLSQARDDVSAGAPRPILFIDEIHRFNKSQQDALLPDVEAGIVTLVGATTSNPYFAINAALISRSQVFQFEPLSNAEIVDLLQRAIRTPQRGLGDIPIEADDEALQYIATMVEGDARKALGALEIGVLSSADRPVRFDLKLASESLQQKSIRYDGTGDEHYDMASALIKSLRGSDPNASLYWLARMLEGGEDVRFLCRRLVILASEDIGNADPQALPLAVAAMQACEFIGLPECQLTLSQTVIYLALAPKSNSATTAIGNARTEVRQGDLVPVPVALRDKHYQGAKDLGHGEGYLYAHNHDDGVAAMDYLGIDREFYEPSGRGFEQELAERLVKIREKLKQAK, from the coding sequence ATGTCGCTGTTTGATGAAGCCGAAGCGGACCACTTGGAAGCCAATAAACCGCTTGCGGCGCGGATGCGTCCGCGTCAGCTGACCGAATTCGCTGGCCAGGAGCAGTTGCTTGGAGAAGGTAAGTTGCTGCGTCGGATGATCGACGCGCGGCAGCTCGGTTCGATCTTGTTCTTTGGCCCGCCGGGTACGGGGAAGACGACGCTTGCCGAACTGTTGGCTCACGAAACCGGTGGTCGCTTCCATTCGTTGAGCGCTGTTTTGTCGGGTGTGAAAGAGCTCCGCGAGGTCCTGTCGCAGGCTCGCGACGACGTATCGGCAGGTGCGCCGCGGCCGATTCTGTTTATCGATGAGATCCATCGCTTCAATAAATCGCAGCAGGACGCGCTGTTGCCCGACGTCGAGGCGGGGATTGTGACGCTGGTTGGGGCGACGACCAGTAATCCCTATTTTGCGATCAACGCGGCGTTGATCAGCCGTTCGCAAGTCTTCCAGTTCGAACCGTTAAGCAATGCGGAGATCGTCGATCTGCTGCAGCGGGCGATCCGAACGCCACAGCGGGGCCTAGGGGATATTCCGATCGAGGCGGACGACGAGGCGTTGCAATATATCGCCACGATGGTCGAAGGGGACGCTCGGAAAGCGCTGGGGGCTTTGGAGATCGGGGTGCTGAGCAGTGCCGATCGGCCGGTCCGGTTCGATCTGAAGTTGGCGAGCGAATCGCTGCAACAGAAATCGATTCGGTACGATGGCACCGGAGACGAGCACTACGATATGGCGAGCGCGCTGATCAAAAGCCTCCGTGGCAGCGATCCCAATGCGTCGCTGTATTGGTTGGCTCGGATGCTCGAAGGGGGCGAAGACGTTCGCTTTTTATGCCGGCGGTTGGTCATCTTGGCCAGCGAAGACATCGGCAATGCCGATCCGCAGGCGCTGCCGCTTGCGGTCGCTGCGATGCAGGCGTGCGAATTCATCGGGCTGCCCGAGTGTCAACTAACGCTCAGCCAAACCGTGATCTATCTCGCGTTGGCTCCCAAGAGTAACTCGGCAACCACGGCGATCGGCAACGCTCGAACCGAGGTTCGGCAGGGAGACTTGGTTCCCGTCCCGGTTGCGCTGCGCGACAAACACTACCAGGGAGCAAAAGATTTGGGGCATGGCGAGGGCTATTTGTACGCCCATAATCATGACGATGGTGTTGCCGCGATGGACTATTTGGGGATCGATCGCGAATTTTATGAACCCTCGGGGCGAGGATTTGAGCAGGAATTGGCTGAGCGGTTGGTGAAGATTCGCGAAAAGCTGAAACAGGCAAAATAG
- a CDS encoding DUF4332 domain-containing protein, whose translation MSQIMTILRAAHCRSTHHYFALDALRCINTERGGRLADLLLKHYDQYLKGAKDPDSKFRDFQNHVLHVGDGNWGGAPRACEKWLKTAINHLDSEEWEYAAYDLGVLSHYFTDPIMPLHTASSDPEGIVHRPLEWSVCQSYEEIYERWARGKVRVTFQLPDGNNWITQAVTAGAERSHAYYHRIIEIYDLERGVKRPPEGLNGESRDILAEMFGIAITGWARILERVAEQSICKMPNAGLTAATLVAAIDMPVTWILKKISSAKEKSAVAAIFNEYKTTGTVRVNLPPEVRSVRTEMAMTVNRNTPINPPVSPTPAPRPVSSNATAAPAWAPTPIATSQETQPQPATPTPSSEPSAPAWLPAAASVTEPVAQEPVDSFEPAAIADQQSAVESVPFTSGRVADSRYTEREPSVSEQSDLVDAPSIGPKTAQRFTKIGIDTIGQFLAAQPEVLAVKLETRWINADLLSDWQAQARLVCGVASLCGYKSQLLVAVDCRSVDQLAAQEAAALASRISDYCDTKAGERILRSSSRPDAEDVAQWIADAQRGAASRAA comes from the coding sequence ATGTCGCAGATTATGACGATCCTGCGAGCTGCACACTGTCGTAGCACGCACCATTATTTCGCACTCGATGCATTGCGGTGCATCAACACCGAACGTGGTGGCCGCTTGGCCGACCTGCTGCTGAAGCACTACGACCAATATCTCAAAGGGGCCAAAGATCCCGACAGCAAGTTCCGCGACTTCCAGAATCACGTGCTACACGTCGGCGATGGCAACTGGGGCGGTGCGCCGCGCGCGTGCGAAAAGTGGTTGAAGACCGCCATCAATCATCTCGATAGCGAGGAATGGGAATACGCCGCGTACGACCTGGGCGTGCTGAGCCATTACTTCACCGATCCGATCATGCCGCTGCATACCGCGTCGAGCGATCCCGAAGGGATCGTGCACCGGCCGCTGGAATGGAGCGTCTGCCAGAGTTACGAAGAGATCTACGAACGCTGGGCCCGCGGCAAAGTGCGAGTCACGTTTCAGCTGCCCGATGGGAATAACTGGATCACGCAAGCGGTCACGGCGGGGGCCGAACGTTCCCACGCCTATTACCATCGGATCATCGAGATCTACGATCTGGAACGAGGCGTCAAGCGACCGCCCGAGGGACTCAACGGAGAGTCGCGGGATATCCTGGCCGAAATGTTTGGGATCGCGATCACCGGCTGGGCGAGGATCTTGGAACGGGTCGCCGAACAATCGATCTGCAAGATGCCCAACGCCGGTCTGACAGCGGCAACACTGGTCGCGGCGATCGACATGCCGGTCACATGGATCTTGAAAAAGATCTCCTCGGCAAAAGAGAAGTCGGCGGTCGCGGCGATCTTCAACGAATACAAAACGACCGGCACCGTGCGAGTCAATTTGCCGCCGGAGGTGCGCAGCGTGCGAACCGAGATGGCGATGACCGTCAATCGAAACACGCCGATCAATCCTCCCGTATCGCCCACGCCAGCACCACGTCCGGTCTCAAGCAACGCAACCGCGGCGCCCGCTTGGGCCCCAACGCCGATTGCGACATCACAAGAAACGCAACCACAGCCTGCCACACCAACACCGTCAAGCGAACCGTCGGCACCAGCTTGGTTGCCAGCGGCAGCGAGTGTCACCGAACCGGTCGCCCAAGAACCTGTCGATTCATTCGAGCCAGCCGCAATAGCAGACCAACAATCGGCGGTCGAGTCGGTTCCATTTACGAGCGGTCGTGTCGCCGATTCGAGGTATACGGAAAGGGAGCCAAGCGTTTCGGAGCAGAGCGATTTGGTCGACGCTCCATCGATCGGACCCAAGACAGCTCAGCGGTTTACCAAGATCGGGATCGATACGATCGGTCAATTCCTGGCGGCTCAGCCCGAAGTGCTGGCGGTCAAACTGGAGACGCGTTGGATCAACGCCGATCTGCTGTCCGACTGGCAGGCTCAGGCCCGTTTGGTCTGCGGCGTCGCGTCGCTGTGCGGATACAAATCGCAATTGTTGGTCGCCGTCGATTGCCGATCGGTCGATCAACTGGCTGCTCAAGAGGCAGCTGCGCTAGCGAGCCGAATCTCCGACTACTGCGACACCAAAGCGGGAGAGCGGATTTTGCGAAGCAGTTCGCGTCCCGATGCCGAAGACGTCGCCCAGTGGATCGCCGACGCACAACGCGGCGCAGCGAGTCGGGCAGCGTAA
- a CDS encoding amidohydrolase family protein: MKIDSHHHLWNYDPAQYGWISEHMSVLRRDFTPANLQTELTGAGIDAAVAVQAQQTVAETQWLIEQAEQNRSIVGVVGWVPLADDRVDSELDRLHQHEVLKGIRHVVQDEPQDDFILGDAFNRGVAKLQGFGLVYDILIYGKHLGPTIEFVDRHPSQPFVLDHIAKPTIRGEQFDKDWATQLRELGRRRNVVCKFSGVATEVSDEGAAIETIRPYWEAALEAFGPNRLMFGSDWPVCLLKISYRQWVDMVAELASGLTAAEQKQFWGLTAATTYGLSFPSRR, from the coding sequence ATGAAAATTGACAGCCACCACCACCTGTGGAACTACGATCCCGCACAATACGGTTGGATCAGCGAGCATATGTCGGTCCTGCGACGCGATTTCACGCCCGCCAATTTGCAGACCGAACTGACCGGGGCGGGGATCGATGCAGCCGTCGCCGTTCAAGCGCAGCAGACGGTTGCCGAAACGCAATGGCTGATCGAACAAGCCGAACAGAATCGATCGATCGTGGGAGTTGTCGGTTGGGTGCCGCTGGCCGACGACCGGGTCGATAGCGAACTGGATCGCTTGCATCAGCACGAGGTGCTCAAGGGAATCCGCCACGTCGTCCAAGACGAACCGCAGGACGATTTTATCCTCGGCGATGCCTTCAACCGTGGCGTGGCAAAGCTGCAGGGATTTGGGCTGGTCTACGACATCTTGATCTACGGCAAACACCTGGGACCGACGATCGAGTTTGTCGACCGGCATCCGAGCCAGCCGTTTGTGCTGGACCATATCGCCAAGCCGACGATCCGCGGCGAGCAGTTCGATAAAGACTGGGCGACGCAGTTGCGAGAACTGGGGCGACGCCGGAACGTCGTCTGCAAGTTCTCCGGCGTCGCGACCGAAGTCAGCGACGAGGGAGCGGCGATCGAGACGATTCGCCCGTACTGGGAGGCCGCGTTGGAAGCGTTTGGCCCCAATCGACTGATGTTTGGCAGCGATTGGCCCGTCTGCCTGCTGAAAATCTCCTATCGCCAATGGGTCGACATGGTCGCCGAATTAGCGAGCGGCCTGACCGCCGCGGAGCAGAAGCAATTCTGGGGGCTGACCGCGGCCACAACGTATGGGTTGAGCTTTCCCAGCCGCCGATAG
- the cysC gene encoding adenylyl-sulfate kinase: MNESSSNQRPEVVWHDQSVSREDRERQLAQRGCVVWFTGLSGCGKSTIANAVDRKLSELGAVTTLLDGDNIRHHLCAGPDRLTAEHGPEFAERFGLGFGAIDREENIRRIGAVAELFASTGIITLTAFVSPYARDRQRVRQLIESVGRGGDFVEVFVDTPLETCEQRDPKGLYKKARAGEIQNFTGISDPYEAPPSPEIHLQTADKSPEALADEIVNYLKQNGMLIRT, from the coding sequence ATGAACGAATCGTCCTCCAATCAACGTCCCGAAGTCGTCTGGCACGACCAATCGGTCAGCCGTGAAGATCGCGAACGCCAGCTGGCACAGCGTGGTTGTGTCGTCTGGTTTACGGGGTTGAGTGGTTGCGGCAAAAGCACGATCGCCAACGCCGTCGACCGCAAGTTAAGCGAACTGGGGGCGGTCACGACGCTGTTGGATGGCGATAACATCCGACATCATCTGTGCGCAGGTCCGGATCGCTTGACCGCGGAACATGGCCCCGAGTTTGCCGAACGCTTCGGACTGGGGTTTGGAGCGATCGATCGCGAGGAAAACATTCGCCGAATCGGCGCCGTTGCCGAGCTGTTCGCATCGACGGGAATCATCACGCTGACCGCGTTTGTCAGTCCCTACGCACGCGACCGGCAAAGGGTTCGTCAGCTGATCGAATCGGTCGGCCGCGGCGGCGACTTTGTCGAGGTCTTCGTCGACACGCCGCTGGAAACGTGTGAACAACGCGATCCCAAGGGACTCTACAAAAAGGCCCGCGCCGGTGAGATCCAGAACTTCACCGGAATCAGCGATCCCTACGAAGCGCCCCCCTCGCCCGAAATCCATCTGCAGACAGCCGACAAGTCTCCCGAAGCACTGGCCGACGAGATCGTGAACTATCTGAAGCAGAACGGGATGCTGATCCGTACCTAG
- a CDS encoding serine O-acetyltransferase: MASDFRLKEQLPELTDQIVATYTADDKINHLGHCPLPSYDAVLSIVEDIKEIIYPGYRRRTGLHRGNIGYHVGSLVDRLHDTMTTQIGRALQHEDRVRHNHGDCESQVDYEAKGQAMAVEMLKRIPDLRRILATDAQAAFDGDPACQTTDEIIFCYPGLEAVSVFRIANQLLQLGVPFIPRMMTEQAHMNTGIDIHPGATIGDHFFIDHGTGVVIGETCNIGNHVKLYQGVTLGALSFPTDADGHLIRGQKRHPTIEDRVVVYANATILGGKTVIGHDTVIGSSVWVTSSVAPRSTVVLEKPKLRVRAEMPDDMAPELNYQI, translated from the coding sequence ATGGCTTCTGACTTTCGCCTCAAAGAACAACTGCCCGAACTGACCGATCAGATCGTCGCGACTTACACCGCCGACGACAAAATCAATCATCTGGGACACTGCCCGCTGCCCAGCTATGACGCGGTCCTCTCGATCGTCGAAGACATTAAAGAGATCATCTATCCGGGCTACCGTCGCCGCACCGGGCTACACCGCGGCAACATCGGGTATCACGTCGGCAGCCTTGTCGACCGTTTGCACGACACGATGACCACTCAGATCGGTCGCGCACTGCAGCACGAAGATCGCGTGCGGCACAACCACGGCGATTGCGAATCGCAAGTCGATTACGAAGCCAAAGGACAAGCGATGGCGGTGGAGATGCTGAAACGCATTCCCGACCTGCGAAGGATTCTCGCTACCGATGCCCAAGCCGCCTTCGATGGCGATCCGGCTTGCCAAACCACCGACGAGATCATCTTCTGCTATCCAGGGCTCGAAGCGGTGTCGGTCTTTCGCATTGCGAACCAGTTGCTGCAATTGGGCGTTCCATTCATCCCACGGATGATGACCGAACAGGCTCACATGAACACCGGTATCGACATCCATCCGGGTGCAACGATCGGCGATCACTTTTTCATCGACCACGGCACCGGCGTGGTGATTGGCGAGACCTGCAACATCGGCAATCATGTAAAGCTGTACCAGGGCGTGACGCTGGGTGCATTAAGCTTCCCGACCGACGCAGATGGCCATCTGATTCGCGGCCAGAAACGCCACCCAACGATCGAGGATCGCGTTGTCGTTTATGCCAACGCGACGATCTTAGGTGGCAAGACGGTGATTGGTCACGATACCGTGATCGGTTCGAGCGTCTGGGTGACCAGCAGCGTTGCTCCTCGCAGCACGGTCGTGCTCGAAAAACCGAAGCTACGGGTGCGAGCCGAGATGCCCGACGACATGGCCCCCGAACTGAACTACCAAATTTAG
- a CDS encoding sigma 54-interacting transcriptional regulator, protein MVAYLKVCSGPDTGRRFRLDPLHTLHVGRDANCEIMLTDPVSSRYHAVLFHEDSHWQVRDTNSRNGLLVNGQKTDHATLQDSNTILVGTSELQFFDGNGESGDANNREQTIVLDRPISGGLSSSNFGPLDPLRKIADVGYLVDLYQLSLQLIGSGDPESIIQIATELLKDRTQADVIGFMWLGEDGKLQPEYVFPSEAAEKIKLSADLTRRVTNDGEAFWFKEESTSPGQKTQWTDAICVPLQHGEDVAGVLHLYRNDHRFTERHFELALNSGQLLGVALASARRTAALQVERDRLFSRNAETNDLIGESPPMMRLKSKIERVGRANGCVLIRGESGAGKELVARDVHFHSGRRERPLLSVNCAAIPRDLIESQLFGHKKGSFTGADRDHIGWFQQAHTGTLFLDEIGELTLEGQAKLLRIMEGHPFLPVGGVDEIRVDVRIIAATNRDLAEFVREKRFREDLYYRLSVFELHVPPLRDRGKDIELLMDHFLEHFSRQHARPSIQFSEAARKRMLSYAWPGNVRQLRNVIDSAIVMFDGNTIEADDLGLRDAGVEVTDTLRLDVWEEKLIREALDRCGGNIPEAAKRLGISRATAYRKIADFDIEK, encoded by the coding sequence ATGGTGGCGTATCTCAAAGTTTGTTCTGGTCCCGATACCGGACGCCGATTTCGACTCGATCCGCTGCATACATTGCACGTCGGACGCGATGCTAATTGCGAAATCATGTTAACCGATCCGGTCAGTTCGCGGTATCACGCGGTGCTGTTTCACGAGGATTCGCACTGGCAGGTCCGCGACACCAACAGCCGCAACGGTCTGTTGGTTAATGGGCAAAAGACCGACCATGCCACTCTGCAAGACAGCAACACGATTCTGGTTGGAACGTCGGAACTGCAGTTCTTTGATGGCAACGGCGAATCGGGGGATGCCAACAACCGCGAGCAGACGATTGTGCTGGATCGGCCGATCTCAGGCGGTCTATCGTCGAGCAATTTTGGGCCGTTGGATCCGCTCCGCAAAATCGCCGACGTCGGCTACCTGGTCGATCTTTATCAATTGAGTCTACAGTTGATCGGCAGCGGCGATCCCGAATCGATCATCCAGATCGCCACCGAACTATTGAAGGATCGCACGCAAGCCGATGTGATTGGTTTCATGTGGTTGGGCGAAGATGGCAAGCTGCAACCCGAATACGTCTTCCCGTCCGAAGCTGCTGAAAAGATCAAGCTGAGCGCCGACCTGACCCGCCGCGTCACCAACGATGGCGAAGCGTTTTGGTTCAAGGAAGAATCGACCTCGCCGGGACAGAAGACCCAGTGGACCGATGCGATCTGTGTCCCGTTGCAGCATGGCGAAGACGTGGCTGGCGTGCTGCATCTGTATCGCAACGACCATCGCTTCACCGAACGACACTTCGAATTGGCTCTGAACTCGGGGCAGTTGTTGGGCGTCGCGTTGGCGAGCGCTCGACGAACGGCGGCGTTGCAAGTCGAACGCGACCGATTGTTCTCGCGGAATGCGGAGACAAACGACCTGATCGGTGAGAGTCCACCGATGATGCGTTTGAAATCGAAGATCGAACGTGTCGGCAGAGCAAATGGTTGCGTGCTGATCCGTGGCGAGAGCGGTGCCGGAAAAGAGCTGGTCGCTCGCGATGTCCACTTCCACAGCGGGCGGCGGGAACGACCGCTGTTGAGCGTCAACTGCGCGGCGATCCCTCGCGACTTGATCGAGAGCCAGTTGTTTGGTCACAAGAAGGGCTCGTTCACCGGAGCCGATCGCGATCACATCGGTTGGTTCCAACAGGCCCACACCGGAACGCTGTTCCTCGACGAGATCGGCGAACTGACACTCGAAGGCCAAGCCAAGCTGTTGCGGATCATGGAAGGACATCCCTTCCTACCGGTCGGCGGTGTCGATGAAATCCGCGTCGATGTGCGGATCATCGCCGCGACCAATCGCGATCTCGCCGAATTTGTCCGCGAGAAACGCTTCCGCGAAGATCTTTATTACCGCCTGAGCGTTTTTGAATTACACGTTCCGCCACTACGCGACCGCGGCAAAGATATCGAACTGTTGATGGATCACTTCCTGGAACACTTTTCCCGGCAGCATGCTCGTCCCTCGATCCAGTTCTCCGAAGCGGCCAGAAAACGGATGCTCTCGTATGCTTGGCCCGGCAACGTGCGGCAGCTGAGAAACGTGATCGACAGCGCGATCGTGATGTTCGATGGCAACACGATCGAAGCGGATGACCTCGGTTTGCGTGACGCTGGTGTCGAGGTGACCGATACGCTGCGGTTGGATGTCTGGGAAGAGAAACTGATCCGCGAAGCGTTGGACCGCTGCGGCGGCAACATTCCCGAAGCGGCTAAGCGGTTGGGGATCAGCCGAGCGACAGCCTATCGCAAGATTGCCGACTTCGATATCGAAAAGTAA
- a CDS encoding aminotransferase class I/II-fold pyridoxal phosphate-dependent enzyme: MNLESFFAPYNPPRSNFVEILRYWTEQQPDAPAFYYTDGEDDDAMLTYAQLWERVRALAGHLQQRGATGGRVLLLYPPGLEFVVGFFACHAAGATAVPAYPPRRNRKATRIHSISKDSGAGFALSIASVIEQIYSNKDQAADLSAIEMIASDDPSNAAIDAWKMPTIAANDIAMLQYTSGSTGDPKGVMLTHGNLIANCEYIVHAFTPTRAGSGASWLPTYHDMGLVGGVLKPLFYGRPNVLMSPMAFLQKPVRWLQMISKYKVSISGGPNFAYQLCVEKVTPEEIATLDLSGWEVAFNGAEPVRPTTIDAFAEKFASAGFRRDAFLPCYGMAETTLIVTGGPKGQPVVSHFSADGLNNLQVKQVTAEDDDARALVGCGEVIPGERVEIVDPDSFQLLEPAKIGEVWVQSPSVGKGYWNDDAKTRAVFGASTADGQGPFLRTGDLGFMHEGQLYVTGRLKDMIIVRGVNRYPQDIELTCEQASDVVQSGAVAAMAMDFMGREQLMIVAETVRIRNHDWNAEIDRIRKAVTAEHELPPDAIYMVRAGSVPKTSSGKIQRHACLDMIRANELKIVGSWSRWESHEPLQGSTSHAQPKRPRLASEQVSPEIVSVVIREVKAIARERAGELSEDTNIAIDLGLDSLERLEIAHSLEKIFGGRFPDEALQEMETIAEVALAIREHLDCNPIDILAAASEQADLPLREVKPEDYTFALFPEYKRLKQTEQTLMITGLPNPYFTVHEGLTRDTTRIDGRDLISFASYNYLGMSGDPEVTRASTEAVERFGTSVSASRLVSGNKTIHGELEREIADWVGVEASVVFVGGHSTNETTIGHLVGPGDLILHDALSHNSIIQGALLSGARRRPFEHNDFEALDRALTEVRGQYRRVLVVIEGVYSMDGDFPDLPKFVEIKQRHKCLLMVDEAHSIGTMGATGRGMAEHFGVDPKSVDIWMGTLSKSFGSCGGYIAGCAELVEYLQYTAPGFVYSVGLPPASTAAALASLRVLKAEPQRVARLKERSNQFVREAQAHGLNTGQSCGTPVVPVITGNSLLALKLSHALFEAGINVQPILYPAVEEAAARLRFFITSEHTEQQIHDTVEEVAKQYVAVGGQLLQPAHAPQA; this comes from the coding sequence GTGAATCTGGAAAGCTTTTTCGCCCCCTACAATCCGCCCCGTTCGAATTTTGTCGAGATCCTTCGCTATTGGACCGAGCAGCAACCCGATGCGCCGGCCTTCTATTACACCGACGGTGAAGATGACGATGCGATGTTGACCTATGCCCAGTTGTGGGAGCGGGTCCGCGCGCTGGCCGGTCACCTGCAACAGCGAGGTGCGACGGGTGGCCGCGTGCTGCTGTTGTATCCTCCTGGGCTGGAATTTGTCGTCGGATTTTTCGCCTGCCACGCAGCCGGTGCGACCGCGGTTCCCGCCTATCCGCCGCGTCGCAACCGCAAGGCGACGCGAATCCATTCGATCTCCAAAGATTCTGGAGCCGGGTTTGCGCTATCGATAGCTTCGGTGATCGAACAGATCTACAGCAACAAAGATCAAGCCGCCGACCTTTCGGCGATCGAGATGATCGCCAGCGACGATCCTTCCAATGCCGCCATCGATGCTTGGAAGATGCCGACGATCGCGGCAAACGACATCGCGATGCTGCAATACACATCGGGGTCGACCGGTGATCCCAAGGGTGTGATGCTGACGCATGGCAACCTGATCGCCAACTGCGAATACATCGTTCACGCCTTCACCCCGACCCGCGCCGGATCGGGTGCATCGTGGCTGCCGACCTATCACGACATGGGCTTGGTCGGCGGCGTGCTGAAGCCGCTGTTCTACGGTCGCCCGAACGTCTTGATGAGCCCGATGGCGTTCCTGCAAAAACCAGTTCGCTGGTTGCAGATGATCAGCAAATACAAGGTCTCCATCTCGGGCGGCCCCAACTTTGCCTATCAGTTGTGCGTTGAAAAAGTGACGCCCGAAGAGATCGCCACCTTGGATCTGTCGGGTTGGGAAGTCGCCTTCAACGGTGCCGAACCAGTCCGTCCGACCACGATCGATGCGTTTGCAGAGAAGTTTGCCAGCGCTGGCTTCCGCCGCGATGCGTTTCTGCCCTGTTATGGAATGGCCGAAACGACGTTGATCGTCACCGGAGGCCCGAAGGGGCAGCCGGTCGTCAGCCATTTCTCGGCCGATGGATTGAACAACTTACAAGTCAAGCAGGTCACTGCCGAGGATGACGACGCGCGAGCGCTGGTCGGATGCGGCGAGGTGATCCCAGGGGAACGCGTCGAGATCGTCGATCCCGATTCCTTCCAACTTCTGGAACCGGCGAAAATTGGCGAGGTCTGGGTGCAGAGCCCCAGTGTGGGCAAAGGTTATTGGAACGACGACGCCAAGACGCGAGCTGTCTTCGGTGCCTCGACCGCTGATGGGCAGGGGCCCTTCCTGCGAACGGGCGATCTCGGTTTCATGCACGAAGGCCAACTGTATGTCACCGGCCGGCTGAAAGACATGATCATCGTGCGAGGCGTCAATCGCTACCCGCAAGATATCGAACTGACCTGCGAGCAGGCATCGGATGTCGTGCAGAGCGGTGCGGTTGCGGCGATGGCGATGGACTTCATGGGCCGCGAGCAGTTGATGATCGTTGCCGAAACCGTGCGGATCCGAAACCACGATTGGAACGCCGAGATCGATCGCATCCGCAAAGCGGTTACGGCCGAACACGAGTTGCCGCCGGACGCGATCTATATGGTCCGCGCCGGTTCGGTTCCCAAGACCAGTAGCGGCAAGATCCAGCGACACGCATGTCTCGACATGATCCGGGCGAACGAACTGAAGATCGTCGGCAGTTGGTCGCGATGGGAATCGCACGAACCGCTGCAAGGTAGCACGAGCCACGCTCAGCCCAAGCGTCCACGATTGGCTAGCGAACAGGTTTCGCCAGAGATCGTCTCGGTTGTGATTCGCGAAGTCAAAGCGATCGCGCGAGAGCGAGCGGGCGAGCTGTCCGAAGATACCAACATCGCGATCGATCTGGGACTCGATAGCCTCGAACGGCTCGAGATCGCGCATTCGCTGGAGAAGATTTTCGGCGGGCGTTTCCCCGACGAAGCGCTCCAGGAAATGGAGACGATTGCCGAGGTGGCTCTTGCGATTCGCGAGCACCTGGATTGCAATCCGATCGACATCCTCGCGGCGGCTTCGGAGCAAGCCGATCTTCCGTTGCGGGAGGTCAAACCCGAAGACTACACGTTTGCTCTGTTCCCCGAATACAAACGGTTGAAGCAGACCGAGCAGACGTTGATGATCACAGGGTTGCCCAACCCGTATTTCACCGTCCACGAAGGGCTGACTCGCGATACGACGCGAATCGACGGTCGCGATCTGATCAGCTTCGCCAGTTACAACTATCTGGGCATGTCGGGCGATCCTGAGGTCACGCGGGCATCGACTGAGGCGGTGGAGCGGTTCGGAACCAGCGTCAGCGCCAGCCGACTGGTTTCGGGAAACAAGACGATCCACGGCGAACTGGAACGCGAAATTGCCGACTGGGTTGGCGTCGAAGCTTCGGTCGTTTTTGTCGGCGGTCATAGCACTAACGAGACGACGATCGGACACCTGGTCGGGCCGGGCGATCTGATTTTGCACGACGCTCTGTCGCACAACAGTATCATCCAGGGAGCGCTCCTGTCGGGAGCCCGCCGGCGTCCGTTTGAGCACAATGATTTCGAAGCGCTCGATCGAGCACTGACCGAGGTCCGCGGCCAATATCGCCGCGTGTTGGTGGTCATCGAGGGCGTCTACAGCATGGACGGCGACTTCCCCGACCTGCCCAAGTTTGTCGAAATCAAACAGCGACATAAGTGTCTGTTGATGGTCGACGAAGCGCACAGTATCGGCACGATGGGAGCGACCGGTCGCGGGATGGCTGAACATTTTGGTGTCGATCCAAAATCGGTCGACATCTGGATGGGAACGCTCAGCAAATCGTTTGGCAGCTGCGGCGGCTACATCGCCGGCTGTGCTGAATTGGTCGAATACCTGCAGTACACAGCTCCCGGTTTTGTCTACAGCGTCGGTCTGCCACCGGCATCGACAGCGGCGGCGCTGGCTTCGCTGCGAGTGCTGAAAGCCGAACCGCAGCGGGTTGCAAGGCTGAAGGAACGCAGCAACCAGTTCGTCCGCGAGGCTCAGGCTCATGGATTGAACACCGGTCAAAGCTGTGGCACGCCAGTCGTCCCGGTGATCACCGGCAATTCGCTGTTGGCACTCAAGCTGTCGCACGCGTTGTTCGAAGCGGGGATCAATGTGCAACCGATTCTCTATCCTGCGGTCGAAGAAGCTGCGGCGCGGCTGCGATTCTTCATCACGTCGGAGCACACCGAGCAACAGATCCACGACACGGTCGAAGAGGTGGCCAAGCAATATGTCGCTGTCGGCGGCCAGTTGTTGCAGCCAGCTCACGCTCCTCAAGCTTAG